AGGTGTTGATCGCCGGTCTCGAGGCCCAGCTTGTGAGGCAGGCGACGACCGACGTACGATGAAACTGAAACACGTTCTAGTTTTGCGCCCCGCGGCGCCCACGTCAGGTTCGAGAGGACGAAATGACCACTGTCGAGGTTCCACACGGCTCGCGCTCGGTCGTGCTGCGGGTATCCACCGTCATCACCGAAACGGCCGACACGTGTTCGCTGGTCTTCGACGTCCCCGAGGAACTGGCCGAAAAGTTCCGCTACCAGCCCGGCCAGTTCCTCACACTGCGGATCCCCAGCGACCGGACCGGCTCGGTGGCCCGGTGCTACTCCCTGGCCAGCTCGCCTTACACCGACGATCGGCCGAAGGTCACCATCAAGCGGACCGAGGGCGGCTACGGATCGAACTGGGTGTGCGACAACGTGAAAGCGGGCGACCAGCTCGAAGTGCTACCACCGTCGGGTGTCTTCACCCCGAAGGACCTGGACGAAGACTTGCTGCTGTTCGGCGCTGGCAGCGGCATCACACCCGTGATGTCCATCCTGAAGTCGGCGCTCGCGCGCGGCAACGGCCGCATCGTGCTGGTGTACGCCAACCGTGACCACGAGTCGGTGATCTTCGCCGGCGAGCTGCGCGATCTCATGGAGAAGCATCCGCAGCGGCTCACGGTGGTCCACTGGCTGGAATACCTGCAGGGGTTGCCGACCGCCGACGCGCTGGCCACCCTGGTCGCGCCCTACCGGGGCTATGACGCGTTCATGTGTGGGCCGAAGCCGTTCATGGACCGGGTGCACGACGCACTCGCGCAGCTGGGCGTGCCCCGCGCACGCACGCACGCCGAGATCTTCAATTCCCTCGCCGGAGACCCGTTCGCCGACCAGGCACCGGCCGAGGTGTCCGACGAGGAGGCGGCCGACGCGGCGACCGTCGAGGTCGAACTCGACGGCGAGGTGCACGAGCTGACGTGGCCGCGCAAGCAGACTCTGGTGGACATCATGCTGGCCAAGGGATTGGACGTGCCCTACTCCTGCCAGGAAGGGGAGTGCGGCTCCTGCGCGTGCACGGTACTGGAGGGCAAGGTCGACATGGACAACGCCGAGATCCTGGATCCGGAGGATATCGAGAACGGCTACATCCTCGGATGCCAGGCGCATCCGGTCACCGATCACCTGAAGATTCAGTTCTGATCGGGCACCGGGCGTCGCAGGAAGGCATTCTCACCGCCGTCCGAATGGCAGCCAAAATCGCTTGTGCCGCAAGCAGATTCAATTTTCCACTCGCCGTGTCGGGCGGTGCGGATTCCTCGATCACCCTGAACTTGCGGTGAATAAGGACGAGCCGGGCTATCGCGCGCGATAGCAGGCGCGAACGGCGGGCTCCAGATGTTCGGTCGCGTAGCTCAGTGCGGTCCGGCCCATGACCGCGGCGTGCTGGTCGAGGAATCCGGTCAGCAGCGCTCGATCGATACGCTTGCCGACTTCGCGCAGCATCCAGCCCAGCGCTTTCTGGATCAGATCGCGCCCGTCGTCGAGCAGCCCTGCACACAGCGCGAGCGTGGTCGAGGCATCGCCCGCCTTGATGAACGCGAAGCTGGACAGCAGGGCCACCCGCCGCTCCCACATCGAATCCGCCTGCGCCAGATGGAAAAGCAGCTCGCGCGGTCTATCGAGCAGCCACGGGCCGATGATATTCTCCGCCGACACGTCGACCAGATCCCAATTGTTCACCCGGCCACGACGCACCGCCGCCAGGTACAGATCGACCACGGTCGCGCGGGCCGCGTCGTCGAAGGTGCGCGGCTTGGACACGGCGGCGAACCTCGCGTTGAGGATGACCAGCCCGGCGAACCGGTCCTCGTGCACAGTGCTGTCGAGCAACCGATCGATCTCGTCGAGCGGAAGCGCCGCGAAACGTTTCGCAACGCCCCTGGTCGCGGGCACTCGGACTCCGATGAATACGTCGCCATCGCCGTACTCACCGGGACCGGTCTTGAAGAACCGCTGCAGATGAATCGCATCGGCCGGGTCCGCGATCGCCCGCAGCGCTTCCTGGACCGCCACGGCGGACGGCCCCGCGGCGTCGGCGTTCACCCCTGCGCGCCCAGGATGCGTCCCGACTCGAACGCGGCCGCACTGGCAGGCAGTTCACCGGGCCTGCCACTGTTGAGCACCCGGACCTCGCCGTTGCCGGTACTCGGGCGGCCGAGGGCATCCATGCGCCGGATGGTCTGTGCGGCAACGGCTTGCGCGCTGTCGAAAAGACGGACGCCGTCGGGCAGCGCGGCCATGATCGAATCGATCACCAACGGGTAGTGCGTACAGCCGAGCACCACGCCGTGCACGTCCCGCGGAGTCTGCTCGGCGGCGATGGTGATCGCGGCGCGGGCAGCCACCAGATCACCGCGATCGATCGCGTCCGCCAGACCGTGACAGGCGACGCCGACCACGTTCGCGTCGCCGCCGAATTCCGCGATCAGATCGGCTTGATACCGGCTTGCCGTTGTCGCCGCGGTGGCCCACACCGCTACCGAGCGGCACACCGCCGCCGCGGGCTTGATCGCGGGAACGGTGCCGATCACCGGCACACCAGGGCCGACCTCGACGCGAACATGCTCCAGCGCCGTGACGCTGGCGGTGTTGCATGGCAGAACTATCACGTCCGCACCCGACCGGACCGAGGTCCGCGCGGCGTCCACCACCCGTTCGACCACCCAGTTCTCCGGCTTCGGACCCCAAGGCGCACCCTCCGGGTCCAACTGCAGCAACAGATCCACATCCGGCCGCAACTTGCGCAACCAAGCGGAGGTAGGCAGCAACCCGAGACCCGAGTCGATGAGCGCGACGATCACTCGACCACCGTATTACAGCGGCGCGCCGAGCCAGGCCCGCGCCTCCGGCAATCCCCAGCCCGTCGCCGTCCTCCTCGAAGCACCGGATCGACTCCTCGTGTCGCCACTGCGCCAGTGAAGGGGTGTGCGAACTGTCGGCTTCAGTCCTGGCGCGGCTCGGGGTGCGGGCTCAGCTGGGTGTGAGCAGGTCGGCCACCGGCGCACTGGCGGCGATCTTCGCGCGGGCCTTCATGACCTGAGCGGTCATGCCCGCGCCGACCACGCCGGTCAGGCTGCCGCCCCGGGAGTAGTAAGCGAGGAACTTGCGGCCGTCGTCGGAGACGACCTGGACGTCGTCGGTGGCGTTCGTGGTGCCGAGGGCCTGGATCTTGACGTCGTACTGGTCGCTCCAGAAGTACGGGACCCGGGCGGCGGTCGGCGGCTCGGCCCCGAGCAGCGCGCAGGCCAGCAGCTTGGCCTGTTCGCCCGCGTTGGTCCAGTGCTCGACCCGCTTGCGCAGTCCCATCCCGTGCAACCAGGCCGCCACATCGCCGACCGCCCAGACACCCTCGGCGGAGGTGCGCCCGACCTCGTCGGCGAGAACCCCGCCGCCCGCCGACGGTTCGGCCAGCGCGATGCCGGAATCGGTCAGCCATTCGGTCGCAGGCCGGGAGCCGACCCCGATCACGACCAGGTCGGCGGCGATCTCGGTGCCATCGGAAAGCTTCGCGCCGCGCACCCGGCCCGCATCATCAGCGAGAAGTGTGTCGAGGCCGGTGCCGCAGCGCAAGTCGACGCCTTCGGCGCGATGCATCCTGGCGACCAGGGCACCCACCTCTGCGCCGAGCACGGAGGCCAGCGGCGTCGGCTGCGGTTCGACCAGCACGACGGCGACACCGCAGGCACGGAAACTCGCCGCCAGCTCGCAGCCGATAAATCCCGCACCCACCACGAGCGCCGTCGCGGCATCGGCCAATTCGGCGCGCAGCGCGGCGGCGTGGGCATGGCCGCGCAGCACGTGAACGCCCGTCAAGTCGGGCAGGCCGGGCAAGCGGCGCGGGCGCAGGCCGGTGGCGATGATCAGCTGGTCGTAGGCCAACGTGCTGTCGTCGGCCAGCCGGAGCCGACTCGCTTCGGTGTCGACGCCGACGGCCTCGGTGTTCAGCCGCAAGTCGATGTTTTTCTCGGCGAAGAACTCACGCGGCCGCAGCGTGGTGTCATCGGTTTCGCCGCGCACGAACTGCTTGGACAGCGGCGGACGGTCGTACGGCAGCCGCGCCTCGTCGCCGACGAGGACCAGCTCGCCCTCGTAGCCGGCGCGACGCAGCTCCTCCGCGGTGCGCAGGCCCGCGAGGCCGGCCCCGATGATCACGATCGGCGCAGTCATGCGGCCATCCTTTCACTGAAACCGGACAGCCGGTTCTGGTCGACATGCGAAGCTCACCCTAACGTCTGCTTGTTTCTTGCCGCGGCGAAGCCCGTCACATCCGATCCATCCAGGCAATAGCGGCACAATCGTGTCTCGCTGGATATTGATCGGGCGGTCAATCAGAGCTATACCGAGAGGAGGACATACTCACAGCCCGAGGAGGCACACATGTTCACCGAGAGCCGCGCGCAAGATTTACTGGCTGTCGTGCTCGGGATCTTCGCCGCACTGTCACCCATCTGGGTAGAGACGACCGACAAGGCCATGTGGTCGCTGATCGTGCTCGGCGTACTCATCGCCCTCACCGGCCTCGCGCAGATGTCCCGACCCGCCATGGCGGCAGCGGACTACGCGATGGGCCTGTTCGGCGTGCTGTTGTTCCTTTCCCCCTGGGTCATGGACTTCACCGAGTACCGCGGCGCATCCTGGACCGCATGGATAGTCGGGGTAGTGACGGCGGTGGTCGCGGTAGCGGCACTGCCGACCGTGTCGGGGCGCCTGCACGACATGGTTCCGCATCACTGATGCAGATGCCGAAACCCCGGCGCGCCGGGCGTCGCCGTAGCGCGAAAGTCGACGGCGACGCCCGGCTGCTCATCCTGGATGCCGCTGAAAAGCTCTTCGCGGCACAGGGATTCGACGCCACCGCGACGGCATCCATCGCCGCCGCGGCCGGCGTCCCCAAAGGACTCGTCTTCTACTACTTTCCGACCAAGGACTCGATACTCACCGCACTGATGGCCGAGCGGATACCCCCGCGGCCGATCGACGACATCGGCACCCTGGTGGCGCCTGGCGATCCGGCGGCGAGCCTGGTCAATCTCGACACCGCCCTGAACCTGCGCGACCACCACTCGTCGGTGCTTCGGGTGATCATGTGGCGCGAAGCCGACACCCACCCGGACGTGCGCCGCCAGCTCCGCCACCTGCGCGATCAAATGCTGGACGTGACCGCCAAAGTGCTGCAGGCGAGCGCGCCGGGTCCGGTCCGCCCCGGCACGCTCCGCGCGTGCGCTGCCGCGTGGGTCTCGGCGATGTTCGCCATCGCCAGCACGGACCGGCTGCACGCACTCGACGGCATCCCCCTGCCCACCGGGGACGAGGTGCTCAATGTCGCCCAGGTAGTCGCGGCGGGAATGGCACAGCTCGGCTGACCTCGCGCATCCTCGTACACGTGCGGGCCGGGATCCGATCCGATCTCGACGCCGCTGGCATGGTGAGCCGGTGGCCGTGGCAGACCATCGGGAACGACAAGGCGCCGAGTGATGTCGGC
The DNA window shown above is from Nocardia sp. NBC_01730 and carries:
- a CDS encoding ferredoxin--NADP reductase, with the translated sequence MTTVEVPHGSRSVVLRVSTVITETADTCSLVFDVPEELAEKFRYQPGQFLTLRIPSDRTGSVARCYSLASSPYTDDRPKVTIKRTEGGYGSNWVCDNVKAGDQLEVLPPSGVFTPKDLDEDLLLFGAGSGITPVMSILKSALARGNGRIVLVYANRDHESVIFAGELRDLMEKHPQRLTVVHWLEYLQGLPTADALATLVAPYRGYDAFMCGPKPFMDRVHDALAQLGVPRARTHAEIFNSLAGDPFADQAPAEVSDEEAADAATVEVELDGEVHELTWPRKQTLVDIMLAKGLDVPYSCQEGECGSCACTVLEGKVDMDNAEILDPEDIENGYILGCQAHPVTDHLKIQF
- a CDS encoding DNA alkylation repair protein; its protein translation is MNADAAGPSAVAVQEALRAIADPADAIHLQRFFKTGPGEYGDGDVFIGVRVPATRGVAKRFAALPLDEIDRLLDSTVHEDRFAGLVILNARFAAVSKPRTFDDAARATVVDLYLAAVRRGRVNNWDLVDVSAENIIGPWLLDRPRELLFHLAQADSMWERRVALLSSFAFIKAGDASTTLALCAGLLDDGRDLIQKALGWMLREVGKRIDRALLTGFLDQHAAVMGRTALSYATEHLEPAVRACYRAR
- a CDS encoding glutamate racemase — its product is MIVALIDSGLGLLPTSAWLRKLRPDVDLLLQLDPEGAPWGPKPENWVVERVVDAARTSVRSGADVIVLPCNTASVTALEHVRVEVGPGVPVIGTVPAIKPAAAVCRSVAVWATAATTASRYQADLIAEFGGDANVVGVACHGLADAIDRGDLVAARAAITIAAEQTPRDVHGVVLGCTHYPLVIDSIMAALPDGVRLFDSAQAVAAQTIRRMDALGRPSTGNGEVRVLNSGRPGELPASAAAFESGRILGAQG
- a CDS encoding NAD(P)/FAD-dependent oxidoreductase codes for the protein MTAPIVIIGAGLAGLRTAEELRRAGYEGELVLVGDEARLPYDRPPLSKQFVRGETDDTTLRPREFFAEKNIDLRLNTEAVGVDTEASRLRLADDSTLAYDQLIIATGLRPRRLPGLPDLTGVHVLRGHAHAAALRAELADAATALVVGAGFIGCELAASFRACGVAVVLVEPQPTPLASVLGAEVGALVARMHRAEGVDLRCGTGLDTLLADDAGRVRGAKLSDGTEIAADLVVIGVGSRPATEWLTDSGIALAEPSAGGGVLADEVGRTSAEGVWAVGDVAAWLHGMGLRKRVEHWTNAGEQAKLLACALLGAEPPTAARVPYFWSDQYDVKIQALGTTNATDDVQVVSDDGRKFLAYYSRGGSLTGVVGAGMTAQVMKARAKIAASAPVADLLTPS
- a CDS encoding SPW repeat domain-containing protein, with amino-acid sequence MFTESRAQDLLAVVLGIFAALSPIWVETTDKAMWSLIVLGVLIALTGLAQMSRPAMAAADYAMGLFGVLLFLSPWVMDFTEYRGASWTAWIVGVVTAVVAVAALPTVSGRLHDMVPHH
- a CDS encoding TetR/AcrR family transcriptional regulator, which encodes MPKPRRAGRRRSAKVDGDARLLILDAAEKLFAAQGFDATATASIAAAAGVPKGLVFYYFPTKDSILTALMAERIPPRPIDDIGTLVAPGDPAASLVNLDTALNLRDHHSSVLRVIMWREADTHPDVRRQLRHLRDQMLDVTAKVLQASAPGPVRPGTLRACAAAWVSAMFAIASTDRLHALDGIPLPTGDEVLNVAQVVAAGMAQLG